The following are encoded together in the Brassica napus cultivar Da-Ae chromosome A9, Da-Ae, whole genome shotgun sequence genome:
- the LOC106444831 gene encoding uncharacterized protein LOC106444831 translates to MDSGNSSSMQSSSGGGGDQEEYDSRADQSISALFNNSTTVSANIAGQTQLDSLIANYFNTGWSTDSPLLSTTTMKPTDGSRPPPPPILFTNPLQQDLRVASDTNTSSPICSVPTDKKNGLATTRNLKKRSRVSRRAPTTVLTTDTSNFRAMVQEFTGNPSNPFSGLSSSPFPRSRFDLFGPSSSSSQPLKPFPHKLIPPSSTSHPYLNPPSTNYHQSLLLNMNTQNIANPLRDQSLSLRTSNGVGHVDVGTNFEGLQNIMASSSSMTQPTLNTMHGLDMVPVERSDVYTTPVASGTENNNLGVVRNEGTVDLSWISTSD, encoded by the coding sequence ATGGATTCAGGCAACAGTAGTAGCATGCAATCCTCaagcggtggtggtggagacCAAGAAGAGTACGACTCACGCGCAGATCAATCAATATCCGCTTTGTTCAACAACTCAACCACCGTCTCCGCCAACATCGCCGGTCAAACACAGCTTGACTCCCTCATAGCTAACTATTTCAACACCGGCTGGTCAACAGATAGTCCTCTATTGTCAACAACGACCATGAAGCCTACCGATGGCTCtaggccaccaccaccaccaatcTTGTTCACAAATCCACTTCAACAAGATCTGAGAGTAGCTTCGGACACAAACACAAGTAGTCCCATATGTTCTGTCCCTACCGACAAGAAAAACGGTCTGGCCACAACAAGGAATCTAAAGAAGAGATCTCGAGTCTCGAGACGCGCGCCTACGACTGTTTTGACCACCGACACTTCAAACTTCAGAGCCATGGTTCAAGAGTTCACTGGTAATCCTTCTAATCCTTTCTCAGGATTatcatcttctccttttccaAGGTCTAGATTTGATCTCTTTGgcccttcttcttcatcctcacaACCCTTGAAACCGTTTCCTCATAAACTTATCCCACCATCATCAACGAGTCATCCTTACCTAAATCCTCCTTCTACAAATTATCACCAGAGTCTTCTCCTTAACATGAACACGCAAAACATCGCAAACCCTTTAAGAGATCAATCGCTGAGCTTGAGAACAAGTAATGGTGTTGGACACGTGGACGTGGGAACAAACTTTGAAGGGCTTCAAAACATTATGGCCTCTTCGTCATCGATGACGCAGCCAACCCTAAATACTATGCATGGATTAGACATGGTACCGGTTGAAAGATCCGATGTTTACACGACACCGGTTGCTTCTGGAACGGAGAATAATAATTTAGGGGTCGTGAGAAATGAAGGTACGGTGGACTTATCATGGATCTCTACTTCAGATTAG
- the LOC106414551 gene encoding acyl-coenzyme A oxidase 2, peroxisomal: protein MALEEFSEIAAARRIQRLSSHISPALTEPPQLQTEACSSRSRKLVVNGQALSLYMKGKHRDIQEKVHEFYNSRPDLQTPLEISKDDHRELCMRQLYALVREAGIRPFRYVADDPAKYFAIMEAVGSVDMSFGIKMGVQYSLWGGSVINLGTKKHRDKYFDGIDNLDYLGCFAMTELHHGSNVQGLQTTATFDPITDEFIIDTPHDGAIKWWIGNAAVHGKFATVFARLILPTHDTKGVSDMGVHAFIVPIRDMKTHQTLPGVEIQDCGQKVGLNGVDNGALRFRSVRIPRDNLLNRFGDVSRNGKYTSSLPTINKRFGATLGELVGGRVALAYSSVGVLKVSATIAIRYSLLRQQFGPPKQPEVSILDYQSQQHKLMPMLASTYAYHFATVYLVEKYSEMKKTNDEQLVADVHALSAGLKSYITSYTAKSLSVCREACGGHGYAAVNRFGGLRNDHDIFQTFEGDNTVLLQQVAADLLKRYKEKFQGGTLTVTWSYLRESMSSYLAQPNPVTARWEGEDHLRDPKFQLDAFRYRTSRLLQSVAMRLKKHSKTLGTFGAWNRCLNHLLTLAESHIETVILAKFIEAVRKCPDPSARAGLKLVCDLYALDRIWNDIGTYRNVDYVAPNKAKAIHKLAEYLSFQVRNVAKELVDAFELPDHVTRAPIAMQADAYSQYTQVVGF, encoded by the exons ATGGCGTTGGAAGAGTTTTCCGAGATAGCTGCGGCGAGGAGGATTCAGAGACTGTCGTCACATATCTCTCCCGCTTTAACGGAGCCGCCGCAGCTGCAGACGGAGGCGTGCTCTTCGCGGTCGAGGAAGCTGGTGGTCAACGGTCAGGCGTTGTCTCTCTACATGAAGGGGAAACACAGGGATATTCAGGAGAAAGTGCACGAGTTTTACAATTCTCGTCCCGATTTGCAGACGCCGCTCGAGATCTCCAAGGACGATCATCGAGAGTTGTGTATGAGGCAGCTATATGCGCTTGTGAGAGAAGCTGGTATAAGGCCGTTTAGGTATGTGGCTGATGATCCGGCCAAGTATTTCGCGATTATGGAAGCTGTTGGGAGTGTGGATATGTCGTTTGGGATCAAGATGGGTGTTCAGTACAG TCTTTGGGGAGGCTCTGTAATCAACTTGGGAACAAAGAAGCATAGAGACAAGTATTTCGATGGCATTGACAACTTAGACTACCTTGGCTGCTTTGCTATGACTGAACTCCACCATG GGTCAAATGTTCAAGGTCTCCAGACAACAGCCACGTTCGACCCCATCACAGACGAGTTCATAATCGACACACCACACGATGGAGCCATCAAATGGTGGATAGGAAACGCGGCAGTCCATGGAAAGTTCGCCACAGTTTTCGCCAGGCTCATCCTTCCAACGCACGACACCAAAGGAGTCTCAGACATGGGCGTTCACGCCTTCATAGTCCCCATAAGAGACATGAAAACACACCAGACCCTCCCAGGCGTCGAGATTCAAGACTGCGGACAGAAAGTAGGTCTGAACGGAGTCGACAACGGTGCTTTGCGGTTCCGTTCCGTGAGAATCCCACGTGACAATCTCCTCAATCGCTTCGGAGATGTTTCACGAAACGGCAAGTACACAAGCAGCTTACCAACGATCAACAAAAGATTCGGTGCAACGCTCGGTGAGCTTGTAGGTGGCCGTGTAGCTCTTGCGTACTCATCCGTTGGTGTACTCAAAGTCTCGGCCACTATTGCTATACGTTACTCGTTGTTAAGACAACAGTTTGGTCCTCCGAAGCAACCTGAGGTTAGTATTCTTGATTACCAGTCTCAACAACACAAGTTAATGCCCATGTTGGCTTCTACCTATGCGTACCATTTCGCAACTGTGTACCTCGTGGAGAAATATTCGGAGATGAAGAAGACTAACGATGAGCAGTTAGTTGCTGATGTCCATGCGCTATCTGCTGGTCTCAAATCTTATATAACGTCGTACACCGCTAAGTCGCTCTCGGTCTGTAGAGAAGCTTGTGGAGGACATGGTTACGCAGCTGTTAACAGGTTTGGAGGCTTGAGGAATGATCATGATATATTCCAAACATTTGAAGGAGACAACACAGTGCTTCTACAACAG gtGGCTGCTGATTTACTGAAGAGGTACAAAGAGAAGTTCCAAGGTGGGACATTAACAGTCACATGGAGTTACTTGAGAGAATCGATGAGCTCTTATTTGGCTCAGCCAAATCCAGTTACAGCTCGTTGGGAGGGTGAAGATCATCTAAGAGATCCTAAGTTCCAGCTAGATGCTTTCCGG TATCGAACATCACGTCTCCTACAAAGTGTGGCAATGCGTTTGAAGAAACACAGCAAGACACTTGGAACATTCGGTGCATGGAACAGGTGCTTGAATCATCTCTTGACACTAGCTGAATCTCACATTGAAACAGTCATTCTCGCCAAGTTCATCGAAGCTGTTAGAAA GTGTCCGGACCCAAGTGCAAGAGCTGGTCTGAAACTAGTATGTGATCTTTACGCATTGGACCGAATATGGAATGATATAGGAACGTACCGAAACGTGGACTATGTGGCGCCTAACAAAGCCAAGGCGATTCATAAGTTGGCTGAGTATTTGAGTTTCCAAGTAAGGAACGTGGCCAAGGAGCTAGTGGACGCGTTCGAGCTGCCTGATCACGTTACTCGAGCGCCTATTGCTATGCAAGCTGATGCTTATTCACAGTATACTCAAGTTGTTGGATTCTGA
- the LOC106415049 gene encoding uncharacterized protein LOC106415049 isoform X2, translating into MTGDSCSLVSKETRLPLCDMTIVPSKRGLSSILSDFLLKSGDDSGKTFAREGSGVKFSKRLCLVVDDLVKESTRSTDTNDGSLVVDADSENLKESQGETNAVDGIRVGDDAVVELSQRECDNKGSNVADFASQTDAVTGEDLKETLYGSSNRESDDRLAMVATEGTGVLPVDSMGIVNHDVEADDELRSCSCSFCLKAAYIWSDLNYQDIKGRLSVLKKSQKETSSLIQRNSKEEPTDVEFDVMGQWTSLFLNMNDILAREGSRLQDSFVAMKELRENCKIDLERATKPPQHNNS; encoded by the exons ATGACTGGAGATAGCTGCAGCTTAGTGTCCAAGGAAACGCGTCTCCCTTTGTGTGATATGACTATTGttccaagcaagagaggactATCTTCGATTCTGAGtgattttcttttgaaatcTGGAGACGATTCCGGTAAGACATTTGCTCGTGAAGGCTCTGGTGTGAAGTTTTCCAAGAGGTTGTGTTTAGTCGTGGACGACTTGGTCAAGGAGAGTACTAGGAGTACTGATACAAACGATGGCTCACTTGTTGTTGATGCTGATTCTGAGAATTTAAAGGAGTCTCAGGGTGAAACCAATGCAGTTGATGGTATTAGAGTTGGTGATGATGCTGTGGTGGAACTTAGTCAGAGAGAGTGTGACAACAAGGGCTCGAACGTTGCTGACTTTGCTAGTCAAACCGATGCTGTTACTGGTGAAGACTTGAAGGAGACTTTGTACGGTAGCAGCAATAGAGAAAGTGATGATAGGTTGGCGATGGTGGCTACTGAAGGAACGGGCGTGTTGCCTGTTGACAGTATGGGGATTGTAAACCACGATGTGGAAGCTGATGATGAGCTTAGATCTTGCTCTTGTTCTTTTTGCCTCAAAG CTGCATATATCTGGTCTGATCTTAACTACCAGGACATCAAAGGTCGATTGTCTG TGCTGAAGAAGAGCCAGAAAGAAACTAGTAGCTTGATCCAAAGGAATAGTAAAGAAGAGCCAACAGATGTAGAATTTGATGTCATGGGTCAATGGACATCTCTCTTTCTTAACATGAATGACATCTTGGCTCGTGAAGGCAGCCGCCTT CAGGATAGCTTTGTAGCCATGAAAGAGCTTAGAGAAAATTGCAAGATTGATCTGGAAAGAGCTACAAAACCACCTCAACACAACAACTCTTAG
- the LOC106415049 gene encoding uncharacterized protein LOC106415049 isoform X1, which yields MPMTGDSCSLVSKETRLPLCDMTIVPSKRGLSSILSDFLLKSGDDSGKTFAREGSGVKFSKRLCLVVDDLVKESTRSTDTNDGSLVVDADSENLKESQGETNAVDGIRVGDDAVVELSQRECDNKGSNVADFASQTDAVTGEDLKETLYGSSNRESDDRLAMVATEGTGVLPVDSMGIVNHDVEADDELRSCSCSFCLKAAYIWSDLNYQDIKGRLSVLKKSQKETSSLIQRNSKEEPTDVEFDVMGQWTSLFLNMNDILAREGSRLQDSFVAMKELRENCKIDLERATKPPQHNNS from the exons ATGCCA ATGACTGGAGATAGCTGCAGCTTAGTGTCCAAGGAAACGCGTCTCCCTTTGTGTGATATGACTATTGttccaagcaagagaggactATCTTCGATTCTGAGtgattttcttttgaaatcTGGAGACGATTCCGGTAAGACATTTGCTCGTGAAGGCTCTGGTGTGAAGTTTTCCAAGAGGTTGTGTTTAGTCGTGGACGACTTGGTCAAGGAGAGTACTAGGAGTACTGATACAAACGATGGCTCACTTGTTGTTGATGCTGATTCTGAGAATTTAAAGGAGTCTCAGGGTGAAACCAATGCAGTTGATGGTATTAGAGTTGGTGATGATGCTGTGGTGGAACTTAGTCAGAGAGAGTGTGACAACAAGGGCTCGAACGTTGCTGACTTTGCTAGTCAAACCGATGCTGTTACTGGTGAAGACTTGAAGGAGACTTTGTACGGTAGCAGCAATAGAGAAAGTGATGATAGGTTGGCGATGGTGGCTACTGAAGGAACGGGCGTGTTGCCTGTTGACAGTATGGGGATTGTAAACCACGATGTGGAAGCTGATGATGAGCTTAGATCTTGCTCTTGTTCTTTTTGCCTCAAAG CTGCATATATCTGGTCTGATCTTAACTACCAGGACATCAAAGGTCGATTGTCTG TGCTGAAGAAGAGCCAGAAAGAAACTAGTAGCTTGATCCAAAGGAATAGTAAAGAAGAGCCAACAGATGTAGAATTTGATGTCATGGGTCAATGGACATCTCTCTTTCTTAACATGAATGACATCTTGGCTCGTGAAGGCAGCCGCCTT CAGGATAGCTTTGTAGCCATGAAAGAGCTTAGAGAAAATTGCAAGATTGATCTGGAAAGAGCTACAAAACCACCTCAACACAACAACTCTTAG
- the LOC106444830 gene encoding uncharacterized protein LOC106444830, producing MSDIAILVVEEYERRVRQPEDSKAATVDFDWWKKLPGKMMTIGVDEKKIESFMKKFEAKSQFAIAISHGVFSA from the coding sequence ATGTCGGACATAGCGATATTAGTGGTGGAGGAGTATGAGCGGAGGGTGAGACAGCCGGAGGATTCGAAGGCGGCGACGGTGGACTTTGATTGGTGGAAGAAACTTCCCGGGAAGATGATGACCATAGGAGTCGACGAGAAGAAGATAGAAAGTTTCATGAAGAAGTTTGAGGCCAAGTCTCAGTTTGCTATTGCCATCTCACATGGCGTTTTCTCTGCTTGA